CGGCCAGGGCAGCTGCGGCGGCATGTTCACGTACAACACGATGCAGACCTTCATCGGCGTGCTCGGCATGGAACCGCTGCACATGATTTCGCCGGCGTCCGACGACACGCGCCGCACGAAGGAATTCCCCGCGCAACTCGTGGAGTGCCTGCGGGCGATGACCGACAAGGGCATCCGGCCGCGCGACATCGTCACGCCGAGCTCGCTGCGCAACGCCATGACCGTGGCGATGGCGATGGGCGGCTCGACCAACGTCGCACTCCACAGCGTCGAGATCGCCCGCGCCGCGGGCATCGACCTGTGGACCGAGGTGATGACCCAGGCCGAGTTCAACGACTTGTCGCACCGGCTGCCGGTGCTGGTCAACATGCGGCCCTTCGGCACGTTCTCGATGTACGACCTCGACGGAGCCGGCGGCGTGCCCGTCGTCGTCAAGGAACTCCTCGACGGTGGCTGGCTCGACGGCTCGACGATCACCTGCACGGGCGAGACGCTCGCCGAGCAGGTGGCGCGTCTCGCCCCGCCGGCCCCCGACGGGAAGGTCGTGCTGCCGTTGACAAACCCTTTCAAGCCGACCGGTGGGCTGCGGCTGCTGTCGGGCAACGTGGCGCCTGAAGGGGGAGCGATTCTGAAGGTCGCCGGCGTCGAGAGCGGCATCGTCGAGGGTCGGTTCGTCGGCCGGGCACGCGTGTTCGAACGCGAGGCGTCGCTCATCGCCGCGCTCGAGGAGTCGCCCGACGACTTCCAGGACGGCGACATGGTCGTCATCCGCTACGAAGGCCCGCGCGGCGCGCCCGGCATGCCCGAGATGCTCGACCCCACGTCGCGCATCACGACGCTGTGCCGCCAGCGCAACATCACGATCGCCTTGATGACCGACGCCCGCTTCAGCGGTGGATCCGTCGGCCTCGTCATCGGCCACGTCGGGCCCGAGGCGTTTCTCGGGGGTCCGATCGCGCTGATCCACGACGGCGACACCATCGTCGTCGACCTCAACACCGACCGCCTCGACTGCGAGGAGTTGCGCGACGAGGCGGTGCGCGCCGAGCGGGCCGCCGCGTGGCAGGCGGCGGTCGACGGCAACGGCGGCGTCCACCCCGACGCCGTCCCCGTCACCACCCGCGTGCTGCGCCGCATGCGGGCGACGGCCGCTCCCGCCATCCTCGGCGCCGGCATGCACTGACCAACAAACCTCCCCGAACTGGGCGCGTCAGGTGTCGCTCGACGGCGCCTCACGCGCCCAGTTCCGGACGAAGGGCAGCGGTCAGGGTTCGGTGTTACACCCCCTCGACAGACTTGGGACGTGCGAGAAGAGGATCGAGCGGCGCGCGAACTGGCTGCGAAGACAGCCGGCGTGACGAGCGTGCGTTTGGCTCGGACTGTCGGCCTCGCTGGCCACCTTCTCGAACGTCGCGTCAGGTCGGGTGAGTGGTCGATGGTGAGCCCGCGGGTATTGGTCCTGACGGGTGCGCCCGAGACGTTCGAACGCGACGCGTGGATTGCGCTCTTCGACGCCGGCGCGGGCGCGGCTCTGTCGCACGACACTGCCCTCGCGCTCTGGAAGCTGCCCGGGTTCGAGTTGCGGCCGATCCACGTGACGCACAATCGACCGCAGCTGATCGTGCCGATCGACGCTCGATCCGTCTATCACCGGTCTCGTCTGTGGCCCGAACATCACCGACTGTTGCTGAACGACCTTCCGGTCGTATCGCCCACGCGGGCGCTGTTCGACAAGGCCAACGAGGGCAAGATCCACGAACTGCGCCTCGAGCGGGTCATCAACAACGCGTGGGCGCGTCGACTGACGTCGGGGGCCGACCTCGCGGCGATGAGCGCCGAGTGGTGCAAGCGCGGCCGGAACGGCACCGTCTTCATGCGCGCCTATCTCGTCCGTCATCCGATCGACTGGCAACCACCCGAGAGCAATCTCGAAGGTCGGTTCCTGCAATTGATCGTGGACGCCGGCTTCCCGGAGCCGCGAAAGCAGCGCGATGTCGGCGATCACGCGGCATGGATCGGGCGCGTCGACTTCACGGACCCCGACCTTCCGTTGATCGGCGAGATCCAGAGCGACCTGTTTCACACTGCGCCACTGGATCGCGAGTCCGACGCCAAGCGAATCGAGCGGTTGAACGCCGCAGGCTTCCACGTGGAGCAGTTCAAAGAGTTCGACGTGTGGCACGACCGCAACGCAGTCATCGAGCAATGGCGTAACGGTCGCGAGATCGCCCGAAAGCTGCGTCGCAATCCGGCCTAACGGCGGGTTCTGGGCGCGCCATGTGTCGCAATCCGGCCTAACGGCGGGTTCTGGGCGCGCCATGTGTCGCGAGGCAGCATCTGACGCGCCCAGTTCGGGAGGGCGGCGGGTTCTGGGAGCGCCAGGTGTCGCGAGGCGGCATCTGACGCGCCCAGTTCACATTGGGGTGGGGATGCGCTACGCTCTCGGGGCCATGTCGCAGTTCAGCCGAATTCTCGTAGTAGGTACGTAGCGGACGCCGACTGCATAACGCGCGCTTCGCTACACGGTCTCCCACTCGGGAGGCCGTTTTTGTTTTCTCAGCCCCAGTAAAGGAACCCCCGATGAAGTCCGAACAGATGAACGGCGGACAAGCACTGATCCGAGCGTTGGAGCTCGAAGGC
This genomic stretch from Acidimicrobiales bacterium harbors:
- a CDS encoding dihydroxy-acid dehydratase; amino-acid sequence: MADRFTSENPGRDAQRVGTATFLGQRPEKIHDPVWAVMGTLGDSQCYLGVQEKVTAVFEAMAEAIAADDMPVRLIAPAFTLGVSDGQLNGTERMRYSLIGRELVNDATDVHLRANDVAGVVAVVACDKPPVGTLAAVLEYNAPAVILSDGTIKPGRDPKTNEALDIISGFQVAGDPDAELRERVALHACPGQGSCGGMFTYNTMQTFIGVLGMEPLHMISPASDDTRRTKEFPAQLVECLRAMTDKGIRPRDIVTPSSLRNAMTVAMAMGGSTNVALHSVEIARAAGIDLWTEVMTQAEFNDLSHRLPVLVNMRPFGTFSMYDLDGAGGVPVVVKELLDGGWLDGSTITCTGETLAEQVARLAPPAPDGKVVLPLTNPFKPTGGLRLLSGNVAPEGGAILKVAGVESGIVEGRFVGRARVFEREASLIAALEESPDDFQDGDMVVIRYEGPRGAPGMPEMLDPTSRITTLCRQRNITIALMTDARFSGGSVGLVIGHVGPEAFLGGPIALIHDGDTIVVDLNTDRLDCEELRDEAVRAERAAAWQAAVDGNGGVHPDAVPVTTRVLRRMRATAAPAILGAGMH